A stretch of Deinococcus radiotolerans DNA encodes these proteins:
- a CDS encoding Glu/Leu/Phe/Val family dehydrogenase produces MTATQDPTNSTGPKSGAHAIPSYLDPNNIGPYEIYLEQVERVTPYLGKLAYWAETLKRPKRILVVDVPIHLDDGTVAHFEGYRVQHNTSRGPAKGGVRYHQDVTLSEVMALSAWMTVKNAAVNLPYGGGKGGIRIDPRKYSTGELERLTRRYTTEIGLIIGPEKDIPAPDVNTNPQTMAWMMDTYSMNVGRTATGVVTGKPVSLGGSLGRGDATGRGVFVTGAEAMKKLGMPMQGARVAVQGFGNVGEAAARIFHEHGAKIVAIQDVTGTVYSDAGIDPKAALEHLRRTGKITELPGTEEIKRDEFWGVDCDVMIPAALEKQITLANAGQIKAKLIVEGANGPTIPAADDLLAERGVTVVPDVLANAGGVTVSYFEWVQDFSSFFWTEDEINKRLDRIMSEAFGSLWDVKERHGVTLRTAVYIVACTRVLEARALRGLYP; encoded by the coding sequence ATGACCGCCACGCAAGATCCGACCAACAGCACTGGGCCCAAATCCGGCGCGCACGCCATTCCCAGCTACCTCGACCCGAACAACATCGGGCCGTACGAGATCTACCTCGAGCAGGTCGAGCGGGTCACGCCGTACCTCGGCAAGCTCGCCTACTGGGCCGAGACCCTCAAGCGGCCCAAGCGCATCCTGGTCGTGGACGTACCGATCCACCTTGATGACGGCACGGTCGCGCACTTCGAGGGGTACCGCGTGCAGCACAACACGTCGCGCGGGCCCGCCAAGGGTGGCGTGCGCTACCACCAGGACGTGACGCTCAGCGAGGTCATGGCCCTGTCGGCGTGGATGACCGTGAAGAACGCCGCCGTGAACCTCCCGTACGGGGGCGGCAAGGGCGGCATCCGCATTGACCCGCGTAAGTACAGCACGGGCGAACTGGAGCGCCTGACCCGCCGTTACACCACCGAGATCGGCCTGATCATTGGGCCGGAGAAGGACATTCCTGCGCCGGACGTGAACACCAACCCGCAGACCATGGCGTGGATGATGGACACGTACTCCATGAACGTGGGCCGCACCGCGACCGGCGTCGTGACCGGCAAGCCCGTGTCGCTGGGCGGCAGCCTGGGCCGCGGGGACGCCACCGGGCGCGGCGTGTTCGTGACCGGCGCGGAGGCCATGAAGAAACTCGGGATGCCCATGCAGGGCGCGCGGGTGGCGGTGCAGGGCTTCGGGAACGTGGGTGAGGCCGCCGCGCGCATCTTCCATGAGCACGGCGCGAAGATCGTCGCCATTCAGGACGTGACCGGCACGGTCTACAGCGACGCCGGGATCGACCCGAAGGCGGCGCTGGAGCACCTGCGCCGCACCGGCAAGATCACCGAACTGCCCGGTACCGAAGAAATCAAGCGGGACGAGTTCTGGGGCGTGGACTGCGACGTGATGATTCCCGCCGCGCTGGAAAAGCAGATCACCCTGGCGAACGCCGGGCAGATCAAGGCGAAACTGATCGTCGAGGGCGCCAACGGCCCTACCATTCCCGCCGCGGACGACCTGCTCGCCGAGCGGGGCGTGACGGTCGTGCCGGACGTGCTGGCCAACGCGGGCGGCGTGACCGTATCGTACTTCGAGTGGGTGCAGGACTTCAGCTCGTTCTTCTGGACCGAAGACGAGATCAACAAGCGCCTGGACCGCATCATGAGTGAGGCCTTCGGCAGCCTGTGGGACGTCAAGGAACGCCACGGCGTGACGCTGCGCACCGCCGTATACATCGTGGCCTGCACCCGCGTCCTTGAGGCGCGCGCGCTGCGCGGCCTGTACCCCTGA
- a CDS encoding Glu/Leu/Phe/Val family dehydrogenase, translated as MRASGLNWQGLMEQLQQALPHCEVTDQSLAYFKYPKRTVSVNLPVRMDDGNIRVFRGYRTVHSTSRGPSMGGVRLREGVNAHECEVLAAIMTLKAAVADLPLGGAKGGVDVDPATLSPHELEGVVRRYTSELVELIGHNEDILAPDVGSDAQAMAWMLDTYNENTGTTSNGVVVGKPIPLGGSYGSKDARGRSAALVAARVLEDRGESLSRAKVAVYGFGDVGRRAAQTLAAQGALVIAVSDQDGATFASSGLDLDALSAYREERGSVAGFATDITPAEVTELDVDVLMLAYDYGTVNAGNAHAIRARYVVEATNRAVLPEAERFLTTQGVQVIPDLIASIGGVVVNYLEWVQDASNFFWTEEEIEAAIDQRVNVAVSDVMQVARTRGTDVRTAAYALALNRLHSATVMRGVYP; from the coding sequence ATGCGGGCATCAGGACTCAACTGGCAGGGCCTCATGGAGCAACTCCAGCAGGCACTGCCCCACTGCGAGGTCACGGACCAGTCCCTCGCGTACTTCAAGTACCCCAAACGCACCGTCAGTGTGAACCTCCCCGTGCGCATGGACGACGGCAACATCCGCGTGTTCCGCGGCTACCGCACCGTGCACAGCACCTCGCGCGGACCCAGCATGGGCGGCGTGCGCCTGCGCGAGGGCGTCAACGCCCACGAGTGCGAGGTGCTCGCCGCGATCATGACCCTCAAGGCCGCCGTGGCCGACCTGCCCCTGGGCGGCGCCAAGGGCGGCGTGGACGTCGATCCCGCGACGCTCAGCCCGCACGAACTGGAGGGCGTGGTGCGCCGCTACACCAGCGAACTGGTGGAACTGATCGGCCACAACGAGGACATCCTCGCGCCCGACGTGGGCAGCGACGCGCAGGCGATGGCCTGGATGCTCGACACGTACAACGAGAACACCGGCACGACCAGCAATGGCGTCGTGGTCGGCAAGCCCATCCCGCTGGGCGGCAGCTACGGCAGCAAGGACGCCCGGGGCCGCAGCGCCGCACTGGTCGCCGCGCGCGTGCTGGAGGACCGGGGCGAGAGCCTCAGCCGAGCCAAGGTCGCCGTGTACGGCTTCGGGGACGTGGGCCGCCGCGCCGCGCAGACCCTCGCCGCGCAGGGCGCCCTGGTCATCGCGGTGTCCGACCAGGACGGCGCGACCTTCGCCAGCTCCGGCCTGGACCTGGACGCCCTGTCCGCGTACCGCGAGGAACGCGGCAGCGTCGCCGGATTCGCCACCGACATCACCCCCGCCGAGGTCACCGAGCTGGACGTGGACGTCCTGATGCTCGCCTACGACTACGGCACCGTGAACGCCGGGAACGCCCACGCCATCCGCGCCCGCTACGTCGTGGAGGCCACCAACCGCGCCGTGCTGCCTGAAGCAGAACGCTTCCTGACCACCCAGGGCGTGCAGGTCATTCCCGACCTGATCGCCAGCATCGGCGGCGTGGTCGTGAACTACCTGGAATGGGTGCAGGACGCCAGCAACTTCTTCTGGACGGAAGAGGAAATCGAAGCCGCCATCGACCAGCGCGTGAACGTGGCCGTCAGTGACGTCATGCAGGTGGCCCGCACCCGCGGCACCGACGTGCGCACCGCCGCGTACGCCCTGGCCCTGAACCGCCTGCATAGCGCCACCGTGATGCGCGGCGTGTACCCATAA
- a CDS encoding polyprenyl synthetase family protein, translating into MTGLLTLGLPDAAFDARLREVLRSRVEFIELIGDDLVAAGGKRVRPTIALLAAQALGAGPDRADWGAVRDLGVCVELLHSASLLHDDLIDDADTRRGQQAAFRRFGNVVSVMSGDFMLARLLGLLSGMPGGAALTRMFGETASVICEGEVLQFQVAAYQEYALEHYLTVIHGKTAALTQLAAEAPAVLLGAPAAQREALATFGLEYGMAFQMQDDLLDLAADEVTLGKPVGGDLREGKATFPLLHLLHGPHGDEVREVLERRAAHEGDIARVQALAAQEGAFEATRAEVRRRAWLAVDALRALPAGDARDALERLAVREIERSR; encoded by the coding sequence ATGACTGGCCTTCTCACCCTCGGCCTGCCGGATGCGGCGTTCGATGCGCGGCTGCGCGAGGTGCTGCGGTCACGGGTGGAGTTCATCGAGCTGATCGGGGATGACCTGGTCGCGGCGGGCGGGAAGCGCGTGCGGCCCACGATTGCGCTGCTGGCGGCGCAGGCGCTGGGTGCCGGCCCGGACCGCGCGGACTGGGGGGCCGTGCGGGACCTGGGCGTGTGCGTGGAGTTGCTGCACTCTGCGTCGCTGCTGCACGACGACCTGATCGACGACGCGGATACGCGGCGGGGGCAGCAGGCGGCGTTCCGGCGCTTCGGGAACGTGGTGAGCGTCATGAGTGGCGATTTCATGCTGGCGCGGCTGCTGGGGCTGCTCTCGGGCATGCCGGGCGGCGCGGCCCTAACCCGCATGTTCGGCGAGACCGCCAGCGTGATCTGCGAGGGCGAGGTCCTGCAGTTTCAGGTCGCGGCGTATCAGGAGTACGCCCTGGAGCACTACCTGACGGTGATTCATGGGAAGACGGCCGCCCTGACGCAGCTGGCCGCTGAGGCCCCGGCGGTGCTGCTGGGCGCGCCTGCGGCGCAGCGTGAGGCGCTGGCCACGTTTGGGCTGGAGTACGGCATGGCCTTCCAGATGCAGGACGACCTGCTGGATCTGGCGGCTGATGAGGTGACGCTGGGCAAGCCGGTGGGCGGTGACCTGCGCGAGGGTAAGGCGACGTTCCCGCTGCTGCATCTGCTGCACGGGCCTCACGGGGACGAGGTGCGCGAGGTGCTGGAGCGACGCGCTGCCCATGAGGGGGACATAGCGCGTGTGCAGGCCCTGGCGGCGCAGGAGGGGGCCTTCGAGGCAACCCGCGCCGAGGTGCGCCGCCGGGCGTGGCTGGCGGTGGACGCGCTGAGGGCGCTGCCCGCCGGGGACGCGCGGGACGCGCTGGAACGGCTGGCGGTGCGCGAGATCGAACGCAGCCGCTGA
- a CDS encoding GNAT family N-acetyltransferase, whose protein sequence is MSLTVQAVRGPALAPFLPDLAQLRIDVFREFPYLYGGSAAYEERYLRTYLDAPDAVMILARDGTRVVGASSALPLTQETPEIRAPFHAPEFDPADVLYLGESVLRPEYRGRGLGHAFFDGREAHARTLGLGVTAFCAVQRAPDHPTRPASYRPLHAFWAARGYVERPDLHITLSWPDLGGDGHDTPKPMRFWVRREGPVSA, encoded by the coding sequence TTGAGCCTGACCGTCCAGGCGGTGCGCGGGCCGGCACTGGCGCCGTTCCTGCCGGACCTGGCGCAACTGCGCATTGACGTGTTCCGCGAGTTTCCCTACCTGTACGGCGGCAGCGCCGCGTACGAGGAGCGTTACCTGCGTACGTACCTGGACGCGCCGGACGCCGTGATGATCCTGGCGCGCGACGGGACGCGGGTGGTGGGGGCCAGCAGCGCCCTGCCGCTGACGCAGGAAACCCCGGAGATCCGCGCGCCATTTCACGCGCCGGAGTTCGACCCGGCGGACGTGCTGTACCTGGGCGAGAGCGTCCTGCGGCCAGAGTACCGCGGCCGGGGCCTGGGGCACGCGTTTTTCGATGGGCGCGAGGCGCACGCCCGCACGCTGGGGCTGGGGGTCACCGCGTTCTGCGCCGTGCAGCGCGCGCCGGATCATCCGACCCGCCCGGCGTCGTACCGGCCTCTGCATGCGTTCTGGGCTGCGCGCGGCTACGTGGAGCGGCCGGACCTGCACATCACGCTGTCCTGGCCGGACCTGGGCGGGGACGGCCACGACACGCCCAAACCCATGCGCTTCTGGGTGCGGCGGGAGGGGCCAGTCAGCGCTTGA
- a CDS encoding ketosteroid isomerase-related protein, producing MHRDTLALIEQYYAAFNAADFGGMLALLTEDVRHDINEGDTQVGLEAFRAFLAKMDAHYREQARDLVVMTTPDGTRASAEFVIHGEYLRTDPGLPEARGQRYELPVGAFFEVRGGRIARVTNYYNLADWSRQVGA from the coding sequence ATGCACCGCGATACCCTCGCCCTGATTGAGCAGTACTACGCGGCCTTCAATGCCGCCGATTTCGGGGGCATGCTGGCCCTGTTGACGGAGGACGTGCGACACGACATCAATGAGGGCGATACCCAGGTGGGCCTGGAGGCCTTCCGCGCGTTTCTGGCCAAGATGGACGCCCACTACCGCGAGCAGGCCCGCGATCTGGTCGTCATGACGACGCCCGATGGCACGCGCGCCAGCGCGGAGTTCGTCATTCACGGCGAGTACCTCCGCACCGATCCTGGCCTGCCTGAGGCGCGTGGCCAGCGCTACGAGCTGCCGGTCGGCGCGTTCTTCGAGGTGCGCGGCGGGCGGATCGCGCGGGTCACGAACTACTACAACCTCGCGGACTGGTCCCGGCAGGTGGGTGCTTGA
- the mutY gene encoding A/G-specific adenine glycosylase, with protein sequence MPDFTPAELTRVRSALLGWFDRNGRDLPWRHGPEGRRDPYRAWVAEVLLQQTQVARGLTYYQRFLDSFPTVHALAAAPQEAVLKAWEGCGYYARARNLHRAAQHVAAHGYPHDHAGWLALPGVGPYTAAALSSLTQNAAHAVNDGNVRRVLARLHAHPQPTPAWVQAHADTLLDPDRPGAWNEAVMDLGATICTPKAPQCHRCPLSPWCQAAALGTPTAYPAPKPRPAVQDLHAVAVLIGTPEHAALEERTGTLLGGLMGLPSQSFDPAQPAAQAQAIAALCNRLHATPGETLGQVTHAMTHRRVTLHVYRATGGPAPQDVSRAALSRLDRKALNLMTPLLTPPT encoded by the coding sequence GTGCCTGACTTCACCCCCGCCGAACTGACCCGCGTCCGCTCGGCCCTGCTCGGCTGGTTCGACCGGAACGGCCGTGACCTGCCCTGGCGTCACGGCCCCGAAGGGCGCCGCGACCCCTACCGCGCCTGGGTGGCCGAGGTGCTCCTCCAGCAGACACAGGTCGCGCGGGGCCTGACGTACTACCAGCGCTTCCTGGACAGTTTCCCCACCGTGCACGCCCTGGCCGCCGCGCCCCAGGAGGCCGTGCTGAAAGCCTGGGAGGGCTGCGGGTACTACGCCCGCGCCCGCAACCTGCACCGCGCCGCGCAGCACGTCGCCGCCCACGGCTACCCGCACGACCACGCGGGCTGGCTGGCCCTGCCCGGCGTGGGCCCCTACACCGCCGCCGCCCTGAGCAGCCTCACGCAGAACGCCGCGCACGCCGTGAACGACGGCAACGTCCGCCGCGTCCTGGCCCGACTGCACGCCCACCCCCAGCCCACGCCCGCCTGGGTGCAGGCCCACGCCGACACCCTGCTGGACCCAGACCGGCCCGGCGCGTGGAACGAAGCGGTCATGGACCTCGGCGCGACCATCTGCACCCCGAAAGCGCCGCAGTGCCACCGCTGCCCACTGAGCCCCTGGTGCCAGGCCGCCGCGCTGGGCACCCCCACCGCCTACCCCGCCCCGAAACCCCGCCCGGCCGTGCAGGACCTGCACGCCGTGGCCGTCCTGATCGGCACCCCGGAGCACGCCGCGCTGGAAGAACGCACCGGCACGCTGCTGGGCGGCCTGATGGGCCTGCCCAGCCAGAGCTTCGACCCCGCCCAGCCCGCCGCGCAGGCGCAGGCCATCGCGGCGCTGTGCAATCGCCTGCACGCCACCCCGGGCGAGACCCTGGGACAGGTCACGCACGCCATGACCCACCGCCGCGTCACCCTGCACGTCTACCGCGCCACCGGCGGCCCCGCGCCGCAGGACGTCTCCCGCGCCGCCCTGTCCCGCCTGGACCGCAAGGCCCTGAACCTCATGACGCCCCTCCTGACCCCACCCACCTGA